Proteins from a genomic interval of Oncorhynchus nerka isolate Pitt River linkage group LG13, Oner_Uvic_2.0, whole genome shotgun sequence:
- the lztr1 gene encoding leucine-zipper-like transcriptional regulator 1, with protein sequence MTNSVSANSSSNCISIIPGWVAFDLEGTVLLWTAKKRLVGCDGHVTMSCKSTKVAPSVDFDHSCSDSVEYLTLNFGPFETVHRWRRLPPCDEFVGARRSKHTVVAYRDAIYVFGGDNGKNMLNDLLRFDVKDCSWCRAFTTGTPPAPRYHHSAVVYGSSMFVFGGYTGDIYSNSNLKNKNDLFEYKFATGQWTEWKVEGSLPVARSAHGATVYSDKLWIFAGYDGNARLNDMWTISLQDREHACWEEIEQSGEIPPSCCNFPVAVCRDKMFVFSGQSGAKITNNLFQFEFKGHMWTRIPTEHLLRGSPPPPQRRYGHTMVAFDRHLYVFGGAADNTLPNELHSYDVDSQTWEVIQPSLDSEDPLGNEMTSSQGSILMPSGRLFHAAAVIQDAMYIFGGTVDNNVRSGEMYRFQFSCYPKCTLHEDYGKLFENRQFCDVEFILGEREERVLGHIAIVTARCQWLRKKILQARDRQRQRIKQQENSEEGGEEGAGAGGPRDIPGGTRASGNQPMLEVHIREAEAQPFEVLMQFLYTDKIQYPRRGHVQDVLLIMDVYKLALSFKLSRLEQLCVQYIEASVDLQNVLSVCEQANKLQLDQLKEHCLNFVVKETHFNQVIMTKEFEHLSTPLIVEIVRRKQQPPPRVYSDQPVDIGTSLVQDMKAYLEGGGLDFCDIVLLLDGHPRPAHKAILAARSSYFEAMFRSFMPEDGQVNISIGEMVPSKQAFESMLRYIYYGDVNMPPEDSLYLFAAPYYYGFSNNRLQAYCKQNLEMNVTVENVLQILEAADKTQAWDMKKHCLHIIVHQFIKVSKLPNLRSLSQLLLLDIIESLASHISDKQCAEMGSDI encoded by the exons ATGACAAACAGTGTATCTGCAAATTCATCTAGTAACTGTATCAGCATAATCCCAGGGTGGGTGGCTTTTGACCTAGAGGGCACAGTCTTGCTATGGACAGCTAAGAAGAGATTGGTTGGATGTGATGGTCATGTAACCATGTCTTGTAAATCCACCAAAGTTGCACCAAGTGTTGATTTCGACCATAGCTGCTCGGACAGTGTGGAATATTTGACACTTAATTTCGGCCCATTCGAGACTGTCCATCGCTGGAGAAGGCTCCCACCGTGTGATGAGTTTGTCGGTGCCAG ACGCAGCAAGCACACCGTTGTGGCATACAGGGATGCCATATATGTATTCGGGGGAGATAATGG GAAAAACATGCTGAATGACTTGTTGCGCTTCGATGTGAAGGACTGCTCATGGTGCCG AGCCTTCACCACCGGCACGCCACCAGCACCCAGGTATCACCATTCTGCCGTGGTGTATGGCAGCAGCATGTTTGTGTTTG GGGGCTACACTGGCGATATCTACTCAAACTCCAATCTTAAAAACAAAAATGACCTTTTTGAGTACAAGTTTGCAACAGGACAGTGGACGGAGTGGAAAGTGGAGGGCAG TTTGCCTGTGGCCAGGTCAGCACATGGTGCCACAGTGTACAGTGATAAGCTATGGATATTTGCTGGCTACGATGGAAATGCCAG GTTAAATGACATGTGGACCATCAGTCTTCAGGACCGAGAGCATGCCTGTTGGGAGGAG ATTGAACAGAGCGGTGAGATCCCTCCCTCCTGCTGCAACTTCCCTGTAGCCGTGTGCAGGGACAAGATGTTTGTGTTCTCCGGCCAGAGTGGAGCCAAGATCACCAACAACCTCTTCCAGTTTGAGTTCAAGGGCCACAT GTGGACGCGCATCCCGACTGAACACCTGCTGCGGGGCTCCCCCCCGCCCCCCCAGAGGCGCTATGGCCACACCATGGTGGCCTTCGACCGTCACCTGTACGTGTTTGGAGGCGCGGCCGACAACACGCTGCCCAACGAGCTGCACTCCTACGACGTGGACTCCCAGACCTGGGAGGTGATCCAGCCCAGCCTGGACAGCGAG GATCCCCTTGGAAACGAGATGACCTCATCTCAAGGGTCaatcctg atgCCCAGTGGAAGACTTTTCCACGCGGCCGCTGTGATCCAGGATGCCATGTACATCTTTGGGGGAACGGTGGACAATAATGTGCGCAGTGGGGAGATGTACAGATTCCAG TTTTCTTGCTACCCAAAGTGCACACTCCACGAGGACTATGGCAAGCTGTTTGAGAACCGTCAGTTTTGCGATGTGGAGTTCATCCTGGGAGAG agggaggagagagtccttGGTCATATTGCCATCGTGACTGCAAGATGCCAGTGGCTGAGAAAGAAGATCCTGCAGGCCCGggatagacagagacag AGGATTAAACAAcaggagaacagtgaggaggggggtgaggagggggcgGGTGCCGGAGGTCCCAGGGATATCCCAGGGGGCACCAGGGCTTCGGGGAACCAGCCCATGCTGGAGGTGCACATCAGAGAGGCCGAGGCCCAGCCCTTCGAGGTGTTGATGCAGTTCCTGTACACAGACAAGATCCAGTACCCGCGCAGAG GTCACGTCCAGGACGTTCTGCTAATCATGGATGTCTACAAGCTGGCGCTGAGCTTCAAGCTGTCGCGGCTGGAGCAGCTGTGTGTGCAGTACATCGAGGCGTCGGTGGACCTTCAGAACGTTCTGAGTGTGTGCGAACAAGCCAACAAGCTGCAGCTGGATCAGCTCAAG GAGCACTGTCTTAACTTTGTGGTGAAGGAGACTCACTTTAACCAGGTGATCATGACCAAGGAGTTTGAGCACCTGTCCACCCCTCTGATCGTGGAGATAGTCCGGCGGAAGCAGCAGCCTCCCCCCAGGGTGTACTCGGATCAGCCCGTGGACATCGGCACCTCCCTGGTGCAGGACATGAAGGCCTACTTGGAGGGCGGCGGCCTGGACTTCTGTGACATCGTCCTGCTATTGGACGGACACCCGCGGCCCGCCCATAAAGCTATACTAGCTGCCCGCTCCAG CTACTTTGAGGCGATGTTCCGTTCCTTCATGCCCGAGGACGGCCAGGTGAACATCTCCATCGGGGAGATGGTACCCAGCAAGCAGGCCTTTGAGTCCATGCTCCGCTATATCTACTACGGCGACGTTAACATGCCTCCCGAAGACTCTCT CTACCTGTTCGCAGCGCCATATTACTATGGTTTCTCCAACAACAGGCTACAGGCCTACTGCAAGCAGAACCTGGAGATGAATGTGACGGTGGAGAACGTCCTCCAG ATCCTGGAGGCGGCGGACAAGACCCAGGCCTGGGACATGAAGAAGCACTGCCTGCACATCATCGTCCACCAGTTCATCAAG GTGTCCAAGCTCCCCAACCTGAGGTCCCTCAgccagctgctgctgctggacaTCATCGAGTCTCTTGCCTCACACATATCAGACAAGCAGTGTGCAGAGATGGGCTCCGACATCTAG
- the gal3st1a gene encoding galactosylceramide sulfotransferase isoform X1, with amino-acid sequence MHKKDSPQFGTMVVKQGRQWRSMCKGLVLGTLLTSCMILLYCLSAPQVHFNLPEVPVPYSCAHRPAQVHASPLRNGSRYATGQTGLCTPKVDVMFMKTHKTASSTLLNILFRFGEKHRLKFAFPDSRNDFFYPSSFQRSQVKDYRPGMCFNIICNHMRFNAPEVAKVLPTDTSYITVLRDPAELFESSFHYFGRLVPMTWKIPGKDKVGEFLRDPRHYFDPDGFNSFYLKNLLFFDFGQDNTLELGDPRVEEGIRAIASCFQLVMLVEHFEESLILLMDALCWEMDDLLFFKLNARKGSTVSKLTPELRAKALEWNAVDWRLYQHFNATFWRKVEAYGHQQMADDVAELRRRNAEMAAVCIEGGHAVDADNIQETVMQPWQPIGEKSIMGYNLKKNVDKAHLKLCRKMLTPELQYLTELGVNLWITKLWGHVRDMINW; translated from the exons ATAGCCCTCAATTTGGGACCATGGTTGTCAAACAGGGGAGGCAATGGAGGTCGATGTGCAAAGGCCTTGTCCTGGGTACCCTACTTACCAGCTGTATGATCCTGCTCTACTGCCTTTCTGCTCCACAGGTCCACTTCAACCTGCCCGA GGTGCCAGTGCCTTACTCCTGCGCTCATCGGCCGGCTCAAGTCCACGCCTCACCACTCAGAAATGGATCCAGGTATGCCACGGGACAGACGGGCCTCTGCACTCCCAAAGTGGATGTCATGTTCATGAAGACCCACAAGACGGCCAGCAGCACGCTCCTCAACATCCTCTTCCGCTTCGGAGAAAAGCACAGGCTCAAGTTTGCCTTTCCAGACAGCCGTAACGACTTCTTTTACCCATCCTCATTCCAACGCTCCCAGGTCAAGGACTACAGGCCTGGCATGTGCTTCAATATCATATGCAACCACATGCGCTTCAATGCACCAGAGGTGGCCAAGGTGCTCCCCACAGACACCTCCTACATCACCGTCCTCAGAGACCCGGCTGAGCTCTTTGAATCCTCCTTCCATTACTTTGGCCGCCTGGTGCCCATGACCTGGAAAATACCAGGCAAGGACAAGGTGGGGGAGTTCCTGCGTGACCCCCGCCACTACTTTGACCCTGATGGCTTCAACTCCTTCTACCTCAAGAATCTTCTGTTCTTCGACTTCGGGCAGGACAACACTCTGGAGCTGGGCGACCCGAGGGTGGAGGAAGGCATCCGGGCAATTGCAAGCTGCTTCCAGCTGGTCATGCTGGTGGAGCACTTTGAGGAGTCCCTCATCCTGCTCATGGACGCCCTCTGTTGGGAGATGGACGACCTGCTCTTCTTCAAGCTCAACGCCCGGAAGGGCTCCACTGTGTCCAAACTGACCCCAGAGTTGAGGGCCAAGGCCCTGGAGTGGAACGCCGTGGACTGGAGGCTTTACCAACACTTCAATGCCACCTTTTGGAGGAAGGTGGAGGCATACGGGCACCAGCAGATGGCTGACGACGTGGCGGAGCTCCGGAGGAGGAATGCAGAGATGGCGGCCGTCTGTATTGAGGGAGGCCATGCTGTGGATGCAGATAACATCCAGGAGACAGTCATGCAGCCCTGGCAGCCCATCGGGGAGAAGTCCATCATGGGCTACAACCTGAAAAAGAACGTGGACAAGGCCCACCTCAAGCTGTGCCGTAAGATGCTCACACCCGAGCTGCAATACCTGACAGAGCTGGGGGTCAACCTGTGGATCACTAAGCTGTGGGGACATGTGAGAGACATGATCAACTGGTGA
- the gal3st1a gene encoding galactosylceramide sulfotransferase isoform X2, whose protein sequence is MVVKQGRQWRSMCKGLVLGTLLTSCMILLYCLSAPQVHFNLPEVPVPYSCAHRPAQVHASPLRNGSRYATGQTGLCTPKVDVMFMKTHKTASSTLLNILFRFGEKHRLKFAFPDSRNDFFYPSSFQRSQVKDYRPGMCFNIICNHMRFNAPEVAKVLPTDTSYITVLRDPAELFESSFHYFGRLVPMTWKIPGKDKVGEFLRDPRHYFDPDGFNSFYLKNLLFFDFGQDNTLELGDPRVEEGIRAIASCFQLVMLVEHFEESLILLMDALCWEMDDLLFFKLNARKGSTVSKLTPELRAKALEWNAVDWRLYQHFNATFWRKVEAYGHQQMADDVAELRRRNAEMAAVCIEGGHAVDADNIQETVMQPWQPIGEKSIMGYNLKKNVDKAHLKLCRKMLTPELQYLTELGVNLWITKLWGHVRDMINW, encoded by the exons ATGGTTGTCAAACAGGGGAGGCAATGGAGGTCGATGTGCAAAGGCCTTGTCCTGGGTACCCTACTTACCAGCTGTATGATCCTGCTCTACTGCCTTTCTGCTCCACAGGTCCACTTCAACCTGCCCGA GGTGCCAGTGCCTTACTCCTGCGCTCATCGGCCGGCTCAAGTCCACGCCTCACCACTCAGAAATGGATCCAGGTATGCCACGGGACAGACGGGCCTCTGCACTCCCAAAGTGGATGTCATGTTCATGAAGACCCACAAGACGGCCAGCAGCACGCTCCTCAACATCCTCTTCCGCTTCGGAGAAAAGCACAGGCTCAAGTTTGCCTTTCCAGACAGCCGTAACGACTTCTTTTACCCATCCTCATTCCAACGCTCCCAGGTCAAGGACTACAGGCCTGGCATGTGCTTCAATATCATATGCAACCACATGCGCTTCAATGCACCAGAGGTGGCCAAGGTGCTCCCCACAGACACCTCCTACATCACCGTCCTCAGAGACCCGGCTGAGCTCTTTGAATCCTCCTTCCATTACTTTGGCCGCCTGGTGCCCATGACCTGGAAAATACCAGGCAAGGACAAGGTGGGGGAGTTCCTGCGTGACCCCCGCCACTACTTTGACCCTGATGGCTTCAACTCCTTCTACCTCAAGAATCTTCTGTTCTTCGACTTCGGGCAGGACAACACTCTGGAGCTGGGCGACCCGAGGGTGGAGGAAGGCATCCGGGCAATTGCAAGCTGCTTCCAGCTGGTCATGCTGGTGGAGCACTTTGAGGAGTCCCTCATCCTGCTCATGGACGCCCTCTGTTGGGAGATGGACGACCTGCTCTTCTTCAAGCTCAACGCCCGGAAGGGCTCCACTGTGTCCAAACTGACCCCAGAGTTGAGGGCCAAGGCCCTGGAGTGGAACGCCGTGGACTGGAGGCTTTACCAACACTTCAATGCCACCTTTTGGAGGAAGGTGGAGGCATACGGGCACCAGCAGATGGCTGACGACGTGGCGGAGCTCCGGAGGAGGAATGCAGAGATGGCGGCCGTCTGTATTGAGGGAGGCCATGCTGTGGATGCAGATAACATCCAGGAGACAGTCATGCAGCCCTGGCAGCCCATCGGGGAGAAGTCCATCATGGGCTACAACCTGAAAAAGAACGTGGACAAGGCCCACCTCAAGCTGTGCCGTAAGATGCTCACACCCGAGCTGCAATACCTGACAGAGCTGGGGGTCAACCTGTGGATCACTAAGCTGTGGGGACATGTGAGAGACATGATCAACTGGTGA